A genomic region of Streptomyces rimosus contains the following coding sequences:
- a CDS encoding restriction endonuclease has product MRRTMFVLAVLGALICGGYLAVREAVRWAVAHPGPALGVGAVVLPLLVVVAVVAVRGMPRLRELRRAARAGKAEAEAEVAAMAATAPVAQAAPVVEVEAADAAPWRVEDFLALDADGFEQAIARLCERDGCRDVQVVGGAGDLGADVLATASDGRRLIIQCKRYGETNKVGSQDVQRFGGTCFTVHEAEVAAVVTTSTFTEPAADYAATCGIRCFDGERLVAWANGDGATPWG; this is encoded by the coding sequence ATGCGGCGGACGATGTTCGTCCTGGCCGTGCTCGGCGCCCTGATCTGCGGCGGCTACCTCGCCGTACGGGAAGCGGTCCGGTGGGCGGTGGCGCACCCGGGCCCGGCCCTCGGCGTGGGCGCCGTCGTCCTCCCGCTGCTCGTGGTCGTGGCCGTGGTGGCGGTCCGCGGTATGCCGCGGCTGCGTGAGCTGCGGCGGGCGGCGCGGGCGGGAAAGGCGGAGGCCGAGGCGGAGGTGGCGGCGATGGCGGCGACCGCTCCGGTCGCGCAGGCCGCTCCGGTGGTCGAGGTCGAGGCGGCCGACGCGGCGCCGTGGCGTGTCGAGGACTTCCTCGCCCTCGACGCGGACGGCTTCGAGCAGGCGATAGCCCGCCTCTGCGAACGGGACGGCTGCCGGGACGTCCAGGTGGTCGGCGGCGCGGGGGACCTGGGCGCGGACGTACTGGCCACCGCGTCCGACGGCCGTCGGCTCATCATCCAGTGCAAGCGGTACGGCGAGACGAACAAGGTCGGCTCCCAGGACGTACAGCGCTTCGGCGGCACCTGCTTCACGGTGCACGAGGCCGAGGTCGCCGCCGTCGTCACCACGAGCACCTTCACCGAACCGGCCGCCGACTACGCCGCCACCTGCGGCATCCGCTGCTTCGACGGCGAACGGCTGGTCGCCTGGGCGAACGGGGACGGGGCGACGCCCTGGGGATGA
- a CDS encoding DUF7848 domain-containing protein → MATPAPAPTCMEVQITGIRKHSVECITEQDDGALCGARSSCWDNPMQVNAWIRAHAGEKGHTKFVKLMEESVNAFSKSVGRPK, encoded by the coding sequence ATGGCAACCCCCGCTCCCGCGCCGACCTGCATGGAAGTCCAGATCACCGGCATCCGGAAGCACTCCGTCGAGTGCATCACCGAACAGGACGATGGCGCGCTGTGCGGCGCCCGTTCCTCCTGTTGGGACAATCCCATGCAGGTGAACGCGTGGATTCGTGCCCACGCGGGCGAGAAGGGCCACACGAAGTTCGTGAAGCTCATGGAAGAGTCCGTCAACGCCTTCTCGAAGAGCGTCGGAAGGCCGAAGTGA
- a CDS encoding DUF1737 domain-containing protein, translated as MTTPPDGLPAYRVLTGPDDATFCRRVSEMLELGYALHEGPAVTFDGERVIVAQALIWPTRP; from the coding sequence ATGACCACACCACCGGACGGATTACCCGCCTATCGCGTCTTGACCGGACCGGACGATGCCACGTTCTGCCGCCGCGTGAGCGAAATGCTGGAACTCGGTTACGCATTGCACGAAGGCCCCGCCGTCACCTTCGACGGCGAACGCGTCATCGTCGCCCAGGCACTGATCTGGCCGACACGGCCGTAG